The Pseudomonadota bacterium genome includes a region encoding these proteins:
- a CDS encoding HigA family addiction module antidote protein: MTITNTIKREFPPTHPGEMLREDFMPDYDLNATSMATALGVSRQTINEILRERRAITPAMALRLSRLFGNSPEFWLNAQHAWDLWESEQRFHKELSQIKPLKLHDIEVMIDR; the protein is encoded by the coding sequence ATGACTATTACAAACACTATAAAAAGAGAATTCCCCCCAACACATCCCGGCGAAATGCTCAGAGAAGATTTCATGCCGGATTATGATTTGAACGCTACTTCAATGGCTACGGCTTTGGGCGTATCACGCCAGACAATTAATGAAATTTTAAGAGAACGGCGGGCCATAACACCTGCCATGGCATTGAGATTATCCCGTCTTTTCGGGAATTCTCCCGAATTTTGGCTGAATGCCCAACATGCCTGGGATTTATGGGAGTCCGAACAGCGGTTTCACAAAGAACTATCTCAGATTAAGCCTTTGAAGCTGCATGACATAGAAGTTATGATAGATAGATGA